DNA from Candidatus Campbellbacteria bacterium:
CTTGAGACATTGCAAGAACACCCACAAGTTGCAACATGGCATAGAGACCTACTCCTGCACTGGCAACGATTGATGTATTCCAAAACTTCACCCAAAAATTCTTTTTTGTTAACACAGAAAATGCTACAAAAAAGTATGCACAAAGGTACAGAAATGTAACGAGACCATCCATGCGCTCAAAATTACTCCACAAACTTCTTTGAAAATTAACACCAAAAATATCAGCGAGTGTGACGATACTAAAAAATACCAAGATACTTAACACCAACGGAGAGCGGTGTGGAAGATATGATTTGTCAATAAGTACGAGGGCAAACCACAGTGCAAGGAGAATGCCAACGATAATTCGAAAGATAAACGCCTTTCCTGTAATAAAGGGAAAGAATAGTGACCCCGTTACCACAAATGGAATGAAGGGGACAAGAAATAGGCCTGCTACTAAAACTTTTTCAAGAATGCGTTGCATGTTGGAGATACTATAGCACCTTGAGAGGAGCTGGGCGAATAGTATTCTATCCCTTTTTTGTTCCCCAAATACAGACCGCGGGAAGCATTTTTTCTAATATGTGTATATCTTTTGTAGTAGCACTAATTTTTTCCTCTAGAATATTTACTAAAGAGAGTATTTCATGTAAATCACTTGTGTGTGTATTTTTAAGCAAGGCGACGAGAGACGGATTATTGTGCCATGTTACTTTTTCTATTTTTACACCACCTTGTTGAAGGGTATCTGTAACACGTGAGAAGTTCACATACGCAGCAAATTTTGTTTCAGGAATCAACTTCTTTACAAAAGAATACTTTTTGGACAGGTTACAGAGTGCAACATGAAAATGTTCCTTGAGATTTGAAGGATAGAGCGCGTGTCCAAGGTCATACAAATGAATGATGCGTCCGTTTGATTTCAAAAGGTCAACAGAAAACTGTAAGAATGTTTCTAAATCTTTGACATGTTCAAGAACACTTAAAGACACAACGACATCAAACATACCCCTCCACCTTTCTTCATCTTCACCATATCCTAAACGCCCCTCAACTGAGGCTGTTGGAAATGATTTGAGTATCGTGCGGGCTTGAGCTGCTTCGCTCTTGTTTGGTTCAAATCCCACATATCGCATCTGTGGATATTTTTTGAGAAGTTCAATGAAATTCTTTGACTGTCCCGATCCAAGATCTCCAATTGCCAAATCTGGCTTCTGTATCAACATCTTTTCAATTTCATCTATAACAAAGAATTTTGATGGTTTCATAGAATAGGAACTACCCTTGTAATCTTTGAAACTTTTGACGAGGTATGGCAAGCACATCAATCACAATTCCCCCTTGATTGAAAAAAAACAGTTTTGGCTCGTACCATAACACAATCATCCATAAATAAAAAAATCGGTTTCCATTAACATAAAATGTATAGTCTTTAAGTGCTTTGTGAATTTTTTTTAAAGGGTGTTTGTTATTCTTCCTGAGGTCTGGCAAAAAAAATTCAAAAAAGATAAAAGGTTTGTACTGTTTGATTGTGTTCTTGGCCCCCTCAAACACTTCCGGCTCATGTCCCTCTACATCAATCTTGATAAAATCTACCTGACCTAAGTTAAGGCTATCTAGTGTTTTAAGTGGCACGTTTCCACCTTCATGTATTGCAAACGCACCAGTGTTAGTGGAATCGGGTGTTGTCATTGTTACAGTGCCATTTTTTGCCCCCAACGCACACTCGTGAACCTCAACATTAGTTATTTTGTTTTGCTCTATATTTTTATAAAGATATTTTCTATTTTCTGTGACTGGCTCAAAAGCGTGTACTCTGTGGGAAGCTTTGGCTAGAGGAATGACCGTGGTGCCTATATGTGCTCCTATATCCAACACAACACTATCAGATGTAATGTATTTCAATATCGTTTCAATATTTTCTGAATAAAAAAACCCCGTCTTTTCAAAATGACGCGCCATTCTCGTATTGGTACTCACGTCAAATGTAAACTTACCGTACCTACTTTCAAAAGTTTTCTCCATACTATGTCAGAAAAAATGTTTATTATATGTATTCACATGTTCACACAAATAGGATGGTAGCACATGATAAGAACTCACAGTAGGGACAAAAAAGAAAGTGTACGCTACACCTTGTTAGAAATCTAACAGTTACAAACACTCTCATACTTTAAAAAACGCGATTGGTGTGTACAGCTAATACAATTGTCTACATGATGGAAACCATTTGGTTTCCCATTTCTAACGGGGTACACTAGCATATATGCAAGATACGAAAAACAAGATAGTACAATTCCTTCGTTGGAGTGAACAATATACAAAGACAGACATGCTCTACTTGGCAAAGGGCGGTTTCTGGATAACATTCGGACGTGTCATAAGCGCTGGTTCTGGTTTTTTACTTACACTCCTGCTCGCAAACACCATATCAAAAGAAGCTCTTGGTAACTATAAATTTGTCCAGTCCTTTGCTGGAATTATTATGTCGTTTTCTCTCACAGGAATGGGTGCGGCTATTATTCAATCTGTAGCACGTGGAAACGATGGAGTGATACGTGAGGGTTTCAAAACATTTCTTTCGTGGAGTGTTCTCATGACCGCCATCGCCTGGGGTTCTGCAATCTACTATTTTTTAAACGGAAATATCGTGCTTGGGTGGTCATTGGTTGTCATTGGTATTACTCTTCCCCTCCAGGCCGGTGGTTTTTTTAGTCCTTTTCTTATTGGGAAAAAAGAATTCAAAACAGAAACTATTTTTGGTGTTGTGTGCACTATTGTTCCACTACTTGCAACAGGGGTAACTGCACTTTTTACAGATGTTACTTCTTTTCTTGTTTTGGCGTTTTTTGGAACAAGCGCTTTTGTAGGAATGATTTTCTATCATATTACATTGAAACGGTACAACCCACCACGAGAAACGGAGGTGAAAGCACTCACCTATGGAAAACACTTGAGTGTTATGAATATACTTGGTTCGATTTCGTTGCAACTTGATCGCCTCCTTGTTTTTCACTATTTAGGAGCGGCACAAATGGCATTGTATGCGGTTGCGCTTGCCGCACCACAACAACTTCGTTTTGGAAGTAAACTCCTTGCCACAATGGCACTGCCAAAACTTAGCGGAACAGATCCAGCGCCTATATATAAAACACTGCCCCGAAAAGCTTTATTGGTATTTTGTGGCTCTCTTCTTATTACCTTTGTATATATCATGCTTGCTCCGTTGTTTTTTAAACTTTTTTTTCCAACATACGGCGATGCGATCATCTACTCTCAAGTATTTGCACTCGTTATACTTTTTTTTCCCGCAGCGTTATTTCAACAATTTCTTGTTGGACAAATGCAACAAAAATGGCTCTACATTCTACAAACAAGTATTCCATTTGTGAAAATAGTGCTTCTCTTTATTTTTCTTCCACTCTATGGGATATGGGGAGCACTCATCTCTATTCTAGGAATGGAAGTGGTTCGCATGATTACTATACTCAGTATCTTTTTTAAACTTTCAAAAGATTCTCAAAAACTCACACAAAGTAGTGATGTGTTGTAATATATGTCCGTATGGAAACTATAGTTCAAAAAGTTATCTCACATATGGGAAAGAACTCAGGAGGCTTTACTCTTCATTATCTCTTTCTATATAACCTTATTATCGGCATGGAAGCAAAAAATGTTCTTGAGTTAGGTGCGGGGTTTTCTACACCAGTTATTCTTGGTGCACTTGAAAAAACTGGTGGAAAACTTATTACCTGTGACCAACGAAGTGTCGCTGAAACGGGAAACGACCCTGCCCTAAAACAGCAGTATCCGTCGTGGAAATTCCTTCAAGGAAAAACCGGGGAAACTTTGGCACAAATACAAGATGAGGTTTTTGATGTGGTACTCCATGATGCATCTCATGATGTCTTTCCTGTATACCAAGATTTACGAAAAATTATTCCACATGTAAAACAAAACGGTATCATTCTTGTTCACGACACTGAACATCCTGCATTTCGTCTTAGGTGGGCTGTGCGTCTTGCGTTTCTCTTTACACCACACGAAAAAGTAACACTCCCTTATGGATACGGCTTAACCATTGTGAGAATTCTCAAAGATTTTGGTAATGGCGAAGTTTTGTTAACGTGGAAGAAGGGTTCGTAGTTTACTTCTTAAATATCAACGACGGACCACACACCGAATAGAGTGTGAAACCTTTTGTATACAAAAAAGAATAGATCGCACTTTCTTGTGGTCTTTCAATATTGAATATGTGGTCTTCAATAACAATGACGTGGGTCGGAATATTCCAATTATGAGACCACAGTACTTGCATATCGGACCCTTCGGCATCAATTGAAAGCACATCAATTTCTTTGATATTCTCCTGTATAAGAATTTTTGAAAGTGGGCAGAGTGTTACCATTTCCGTCTTTTGGAGCAGTATGCCCTGTGATTGCCACACGTGTGCTTGTGCTTCGTTCGTAGTGTTATATGCAGAATCAGTAAAGTGAAAATATTTCTCGTTGGATTCTTTCTCTCCAATTCCTACAGAGTAAAACTTGTCTCTTGGACGAAATATTTTAAAAAGTAGCTGTGCTTCTTTGTTCGGATCAATAACAATTCCACGCCACCCCCGATGATACAAAAAATAGGTATTAGAATATTGGGTTGGATGAAACGCACCAACATCAACATATAATCCGTTTTTCTTCCGAAGGAGTGGTGCTAACACCACATCTTCACCGAATTGCGAAAATGAACGAATACTTCCTTTTTTAAGAAACAACTTAATAATAGTTTTTAGAATTTTAAAAAACATATCAGTATAGTGCACGGAGAAGACGAGAGCCACACGGAATACAAGAGAGAATATACAAGACCCAGTATGGCACCATCTTTATGTGGTAATGGGCCGCATCATGTGCATAGCAACGCGCTCTTTTTACGTCTCCAGCAAGCAGTAGACCCATTGCCGTACCGTAACAGTAATCCGCGTACCGCGGTGCGCTTATTGCTTTGAGGTACGCTCCGTGACGCTCTAGAAAACCCACGAGGTGTGAGGCACGTTCAATTGCATACTGTGCGTTTTTCTTTTTTCTTGAAGATGTGAGCGAACCTTCATTGGGACTATTGTGCACATCAGCGAGCATTTCGTCTAAGTGATACCACTTTCCTCTTTCAATAAGCTCAACGTTAACCAAAAAATCAATATTTCTTGATTTATAGGATATCTGCTTCATTACATTCGTTCGTGCAACACGAACTTTTTCGTTACTTGGAAGTTTTTTACACAATATATCCGCGAGCATAACCTCTCCTGTTGAAAAATGTGGATATGTTTTTTCTTTTCCACCTATAAGAATACGTGCTGGTGCAGAAACAATAGATACGGTTGGTTGCTGTTTAAAAGTAGAAATAATTTTCTCTAGTGCATAAGGATATAATTCATCATCACTGTCCCATACAAGAATATAGTCCCCTCTTGCTTCTTGGATACCCCGATTTCGAACCATGGAGGCACCACTGTTGTTTGAAAGTTTAATATAGCGCACTCGAGGGTCCGTAATCGCTTTCATTAATTGCTCGGTACCGTCAGTTGAACCATCGTCAACAACAAGCACCTCAATATCTTGATGGGTTTGTTTCAAAACACTCCTGAGTGATTTTGGGAGTGTGTCTTCACGGTTATATGTTGCTAGAACGATGGTTATCATTGTATCTCCTTTTCATTTTTAGAACGCACAACCAATTCGCCTTTCGTATATGCAATAGAGTTGGGGGGAATATTCTTTGTAATAACTGCGTTGGCACCAATAACACTTCCTTTACCAATAGTAATTCCACCAATAATTTTTGCTCCCGTAAAAATAGTTACATCATCTTCAATGGTAGGCCACCCTTGATTATTTCCAGTTTCTTTCCCTCCAATAGTGACGCATGAAAAAATGAGAACATTTTTTCCTATTTTTGCTTCGTTGGAAACCACCACCCCAACAGCATGAGGAAACCTCACGTGTTTTGAAAAAAGATATCGAAATGGTATTTCACTTGAAAAAAACGCCCTTATTCTATTGAGTTTTTTTGAAGAAAAAGCCATGGGATTATTTTTTATATCCAGTAATAATGTATCGTTGTTTTTTCTTTGTTGGCTCAATCACTATAGTATATATCTCTCGCAACGCGGAAAGAAACTGCTCAAGGGATATTTTTATAAGGTCTTCGTGTACCTCTCCAAGTATGGCGCGGACATGTGTAAGCGCCTCTATATTAGAAAGCAAAAACTCTTCTGCACCTTCAATATCGAAAACAAGCAAGTCTATCCCTTTGGAGCCATACGTTTCCAAAATGTCACGCAATGTGATACTCGGTACTTTAACTTTTTGCACATCTGACGAACGCTGGGTGAGCGATGAAGAAAGTGATTGTTGGTGAACAAAAAAATTCACTTCGCCACGAGAACCAGAAACAGCGCCGTGTACCAACGTACTGTTTGCAATACCTGTCAAACGTTCTTTAAGGAGTGGAAGAATTTTTGGGTTTGGTTCAACGGCAATAATATGGGCACGTGGAAATAGTGTGTGCAAAAAAAGAGTGGAGATTCCTGTGTTTGCCCCTAAATCAACAATGGTCTGTGGTTCAAATGACAACTGAATATGGTATACCCTCCGACAAAAAAATTCATAGAGCAGTGCAACTTCTTCATGAGAGCGTAGGGTAACATCAAATGTGGTGTTGTTGTACGAGAGGTGAAACGGAATTGTATAGTTAAGTGAGGATTCGGGTATGCGTACTAGTGTGTGTTGAAAAGATCTATATATAAGAACACTAAAAATCCGTATCTTCTCATATATGTTTGCACCAAGAAGAGCGACGGAGATACTTTCTTGTATTCTTTTAAAGAATCGATTGGATACTTTTTTCATATTCCTTTGTCACCTGCACAATATCAAACCGAAGCGCGGTCTCGTGACAGTTTTTTTGAATTTGAGCGTGGTTTTGTTCGAGTAGCTTTACGCACAAAGACATTTTTTTCTCCACTTCGTTTGGATTTTGTTCAGCAATGTAACCG
Protein-coding regions in this window:
- a CDS encoding class I SAM-dependent methyltransferase gives rise to the protein MKPSKFFVIDEIEKMLIQKPDLAIGDLGSGQSKNFIELLKKYPQMRYVGFEPNKSEAAQARTILKSFPTASVEGRLGYGEDEERWRGMFDVVVSLSVLEHVKDLETFLQFSVDLLKSNGRIIHLYDLGHALYPSNLKEHFHVALCNLSKKYSFVKKLIPETKFAAYVNFSRVTDTLQQGGVKIEKVTWHNNPSLVALLKNTHTSDLHEILSLVNILEEKISATTKDIHILEKMLPAVCIWGTKKG
- a CDS encoding FkbM family methyltransferase, whose amino-acid sequence is MEKTFESRYGKFTFDVSTNTRMARHFEKTGFFYSENIETILKYITSDSVVLDIGAHIGTTVIPLAKASHRVHAFEPVTENRKYLYKNIEQNKITNVEVHECALGAKNGTVTMTTPDSTNTGAFAIHEGGNVPLKTLDSLNLGQVDFIKIDVEGHEPEVFEGAKNTIKQYKPFIFFEFFLPDLRKNNKHPLKKIHKALKDYTFYVNGNRFFYLWMIVLWYEPKLFFFNQGGIVIDVLAIPRQKFQRLQG
- a CDS encoding oligosaccharide flippase family protein, whose product is MQDTKNKIVQFLRWSEQYTKTDMLYLAKGGFWITFGRVISAGSGFLLTLLLANTISKEALGNYKFVQSFAGIIMSFSLTGMGAAIIQSVARGNDGVIREGFKTFLSWSVLMTAIAWGSAIYYFLNGNIVLGWSLVVIGITLPLQAGGFFSPFLIGKKEFKTETIFGVVCTIVPLLATGVTALFTDVTSFLVLAFFGTSAFVGMIFYHITLKRYNPPRETEVKALTYGKHLSVMNILGSISLQLDRLLVFHYLGAAQMALYAVALAAPQQLRFGSKLLATMALPKLSGTDPAPIYKTLPRKALLVFCGSLLITFVYIMLAPLFFKLFFPTYGDAIIYSQVFALVILFFPAALFQQFLVGQMQQKWLYILQTSIPFVKIVLLFIFLPLYGIWGALISILGMEVVRMITILSIFFKLSKDSQKLTQSSDVL
- a CDS encoding class I SAM-dependent methyltransferase, translating into METIVQKVISHMGKNSGGFTLHYLFLYNLIIGMEAKNVLELGAGFSTPVILGALEKTGGKLITCDQRSVAETGNDPALKQQYPSWKFLQGKTGETLAQIQDEVFDVVLHDASHDVFPVYQDLRKIIPHVKQNGIILVHDTEHPAFRLRWAVRLAFLFTPHEKVTLPYGYGLTIVRILKDFGNGEVLLTWKKGS
- a CDS encoding FkbM family methyltransferase, which translates into the protein MFFKILKTIIKLFLKKGSIRSFSQFGEDVVLAPLLRKKNGLYVDVGAFHPTQYSNTYFLYHRGWRGIVIDPNKEAQLLFKIFRPRDKFYSVGIGEKESNEKYFHFTDSAYNTTNEAQAHVWQSQGILLQKTEMVTLCPLSKILIQENIKEIDVLSIDAEGSDMQVLWSHNWNIPTHVIVIEDHIFNIERPQESAIYSFLYTKGFTLYSVCGPSLIFKK
- a CDS encoding glycosyltransferase produces the protein MITIVLATYNREDTLPKSLRSVLKQTHQDIEVLVVDDGSTDGTEQLMKAITDPRVRYIKLSNNSGASMVRNRGIQEARGDYILVWDSDDELYPYALEKIISTFKQQPTVSIVSAPARILIGGKEKTYPHFSTGEVMLADILCKKLPSNEKVRVARTNVMKQISYKSRNIDFLVNVELIERGKWYHLDEMLADVHNSPNEGSLTSSRKKKNAQYAIERASHLVGFLERHGAYLKAISAPRYADYCYGTAMGLLLAGDVKRARCYAHDAAHYHIKMVPYWVLYILSCIPCGSRLLRALY
- a CDS encoding FkbM family methyltransferase; its protein translation is MKKVSNRFFKRIQESISVALLGANIYEKIRIFSVLIYRSFQHTLVRIPESSLNYTIPFHLSYNNTTFDVTLRSHEEVALLYEFFCRRVYHIQLSFEPQTIVDLGANTGISTLFLHTLFPRAHIIAVEPNPKILPLLKERLTGIANSTLVHGAVSGSRGEVNFFVHQQSLSSSLTQRSSDVQKVKVPSITLRDILETYGSKGIDLLVFDIEGAEEFLLSNIEALTHVRAILGEVHEDLIKISLEQFLSALREIYTIVIEPTKKKQRYIITGYKK